From the Salvelinus alpinus chromosome 12, SLU_Salpinus.1, whole genome shotgun sequence genome, the window CTTCACACAACAGACATGTTTGTGTAAATCAGCACAAAAGCTGGAGGGGAGAGAACAACAGCCTCCACCGTGTTCTCTGCTCTGAGACTTTACTTGAGTTTACTGCCGCTGGGGCTTGTGTGTTCGTGTGCTCCCAGGTTGCTCAATGTTGTCTGCATGAAAGAAAAGTGGCGCAGCAGGAGACATAAATCACACTTGTGCAGTTCTCTGAGAGGACCGATAAGGCCTTGCAGCTGAACTCTCTCTACCACTCACACTTAAAACACTGCACCCGAGTACACCCAGGCCATCAGTTCCTgctgtctatctttctctctctctccatcgctctcacGCACACACCCTTAAAAAAAGACACCGTTATGTAAATCATAAAACTTTCTCTCCAAGGCTTGTAAGTGCAATAGAATGATCACTTCATGATTTGAAATGAATTTCCAATGTGAGCCTATGAGAGGCCAAAGTAGCTGACACAGCAATCCAGAGAAGGTTTGGCGTTGAGTGACTGCAGATGAATCCACTCTGTCACTGACTGTGCAGTATTCCGCTCTTCACTATAATCTACTGCAGCCTATTGATTAGCATTGGGACAAGTGGAGAGAAGGTAAAAGTTAGGCCATCCATCACCCTGGAGGTACTGTGGAGATAAAACAGGGTGAGGCGCTGAGTGAATGCTGATGGGACATAGGTTAGGATCCCACATTCCTTTGAAGTTCTAAATCAAACGCTTGTTCAAAGGTCATTTggttatgaaattatgaaattcACAATATTGAATATCTCTCATATAGTTTATTAGGACACAATTGGCTCGGTTCTTTTGTTTGGTCCTTTTATTAGCGTAGAATGTCAGGTTACTTTCTTTCCCATGTTGTTATTAAATAAACCTTTGAATTCAGTGAGAAAAAAACACCCTAAGCATttaatggctacagatgtgagtgctacggggcgatttagacaggttaccttggcgttcttgggcacaggaactatgattttctgcttgaaacatattcagtacaagtcaaaagtttggactcacctactcattcagggtttttctttatttttacaattttctacattgtagaataatagaagacatcaaaactatgaaataacacatatggaatcatgtagtaagcaaaaaaagtgttaaatcaaaatatattttacatttgagattcttcaaagtagccaccctttgccttgatgacagcttcgcacactcttggcattctgtcaaccagcttcacgaggttgtcacctggaatgtgtttcaattaacaggtgtgccttgttaaaagttaatttgtggaattttatTTTCttcctaatgcgtttgagccaatcagttgtgttgtgacaaggtaggggtggtatacaaaagatagccctatttggtaaaagaccaagtccatattatggcaagaacagctcaaacaagcaaagagaaatgacagtccatcattactttaaaacatgaaggtcagtcaatccagaaaagaggataaattcattagagttaccagcctcagaaattgcagcctaaataaattcttcacagagttcaagtaacagacatatctcaacatcaactgttcagaggagactacgtgaaccaggccttcatggtcgaattgctgcaaagaaaccactactaaaggacaccaataagaagatgagacttgcttgggccaagaaacacgagcaatggacattagaccggtggaaatctgtcctttggtctgatgagtccaaatgtgagactttctattccaaccgccgtgtctttgtgagacgtagtgtaggtgaacggatgatctccgcatgtgtgattcccaccgtaaagcatggaggtggtgtgatggtgctttgctggtgacactgtcgtaatttatttagaattcaaggcacacttaaccagcatggcgaccacagcattctgcagcaatacgccatcccatgtggtttaggcttagtaggactatcatttgtttttcaacaggacaatgacccaaaacacacctccaggcagtgtaaaggctatttgaccaaggagacctggcctccacaatcaccggacctcgacccaattgagatggtttgggatgagttggaccgcagagtgaaggaaaagcagccaacaagtgctcagtatatgtgggaactccttcaagactgttggaaaagcattccaggtgtagctggttgagagaatgccgagagaatgccaagagtgtgcaaagccgtcatcaaggcaaagggtggctactttgaagaatctaaaatctaaactatattttgatttaacacttttttggttactacatgattgtgttatttcatagttttgatgtcttcactattattctacaatgtagaaaatagtaaaaacacagaaaaacccttgaatgagtaggtgtgtccaaacttgactggtactgtatttatttaacaCTTGTTGAAAACAAAAATTCACAACTAATAATTTACAGTGATTTCACAATTTCTCCTTCATAGCCAAGCCGGTCAGTTGTTCCTCTTAATTGAAAATAATTAAGCATAGATTAAACACCTCCAGATCTTCTGAGGACTGAGACCAATAAGAAAGGTAGTAAAGCTTAGTAGCAAAGTACAGGTAGTAAAGTTCTACTCTCCACAAATCAGCATTTTCACATTGCAATGTTTGCATCAATAAAAGGGAGAATGCACAGCACTTTAAAAAGCTAATTCCCTACTGCTTAATTTGCGAGATAAATTGTGAATTCATCTATGGAACAATAAACATAGTTCTGTTTATTTTTCAATCCAAGTGACCTCAATCAGTCCGGTCACAGTTTTGCTTTTAGCGCCACAATATTTTCACTCCTTATATTTACAAAAGTCACAAAATATAAATAAGTTGTATAAATATTGCATATAGGGTTTGGCAACACTTGCCCAACTACACACACAAATCCATTCAATGGGGAAGACTCACGTGTGAACTATTGAGATGCAGACATCACtacttttaaaaaaaaaagtgcccTGACAAGTTTTGGGTGGAGTAACAAATATCCTGAGGTTAAACTAACGCGTGTTTTCAACACATGCTCTCTAGtctaaacacacatacacttgcATGTGCAATTATGCTCTCTAGtctaaacacacatacacttgcATGTGCAATTATGTTCTCTAGtctaaacacacatacacttgcATGTGCAATTATGTTCTCTAGtctaaacacacatacacttgcATGTGCAATAGGCAATACGGTTTCTAGCTGAAGTTTTCAAACAAGCTGAGATGTATTACAATCATTCCTATTCAACATTGACTGCATGCAATGAGACTGCACGTTAAAAGGGGGTGTGCAAAGGAATATTTTCCCATCCGGTCAGAGGCCAAGGAGGCTGATAGGGGACCTACGACAACACagggactgtgtctgtgtggagttcTCATCCTTCCTTTAGTTTTCCTTCCAGGAATTCTTGGATCTTTTGCAGACTCTCTTCCTGCTGGCCCAGTGCATCCAGTAGAATACCTATTGGTGACTTCTTTAGCCCCGCCCCCTCCATTTTATTCTCCAGTTTATTCTTCATGTTGCGAAGGCGAAATGAGGCATGTGCAAAGATCACTGAAATCCAAAGAAATAGATGCAGATTAATACTCTTAAATTTGCATGACACCTCTCTGCCTAGAACTAATGTGATGACATAATGAAGTGTAAGCTAAAAGAAACAattaatacaaaaataacatacagAGAAGAGGAAACGTGATCCCAAATATGAAGACCATGACGCCATCGAAGAGAGACATGAGGAAGTAGCTGGCAAGCATCACTGCCATGACAAATAATGTGGGGTTCTGCCTCTTAAAGTCCTTGATCATGGCCTTATTCTCTCCAGCCCACACTGAGCCCAGGAAGACCAACGACACCACCGCCATGCCCATGAACATCTCCATAGGGTTCAGGAACCTGCAGGGAAGCACAACATAATGAACGGGTAGGATCATACACTGGCTGGAACAGTGTGGAAGAGTTGAGCTTTCATACATTGTAGTCAGTGATACCATCTAGTGGTGAAAGACTGTCAATACATCAACATGACTTAAATTTTTCTAATGAAAATTTGTATTTCTACAAAACATTATTAATTAATAATCACAATAAGAGCAATTTCAAAGATTATGGTGACGTGTTACTGAAGTGAATCTACATCATCAAAAGATTACAAAGCAGTAACATTTACTATAACTGGCAAAAAAAAATGGCCTAATGAAGGATGAGAGGAACTTTTAAACAGCAAGTAGTTTTGACGTAGCCTATGAAGCAATGTTAGGGATGTTAGAATTCCCAATAGTTTGTCTCAGACTATATTCTAGAGTGTTGTTTTAGATCATACGACTCTCTGACGTTACATCTTCAGACTCAAATGGTGAGCTTTCCCCAACCCCcggttatttttatttattttattaaggaCAGCTTACTCTCTGTGCTCTATTCATCTCATATTCCTGTTATCTAGAACAGCAGCTGATAAGTGAGCAGGGATTAGGGGCTTAATAGCTGACCACCATAGCAACAGTGTGTCATCATAATCAAGTAGGTCTAGCCAAAATATGACTATTTTTAGAAACCCTAACTCCACATTTCTTAAGTGGAAACTCTTCCTCTTAAGTCATTTTTGTGATCAATTGTTAGTCATGTAGTCATGACGGGTTACATCTATGTTCCACCATTTGTGAAATAACAATGTCATAAATCTGAGCAATTCTAGAAACAAATGAAGAAATGAGACACTAGCAAGGCCTTTATATCAATTTTCTAAAGTGATTGTGAAATTAAATGTGAACATCATAACAGAAAAGCTTAACTACATTTGCAATAAGACTTTGCAAGTCGAGTTTCAGGAGGATGCAAGACACAAGTCTCTCAACCTGTGAAGCGTGTCCACATCCTCTATGCCCAAAATAGGTCTGGAGACTTTGTTTTACCAATCATGCACTCAGTCTCCCTTGGCATTAGCCAAGATATAGCCGTATCATGCTGCCAACCTTCAGACATGGCAATAGAAGGAGAAAGCTCATTCAGATGAATTGTAAGAAATTACAAAATGCCAACATATGCTTTGGTAGAAATGAACATGGCAGGAAGCTCCTATGATTAGACTTTAAAGTGAGGCTCTCTGCACCCATAATTCACAAATGATACCCAACACTTTAATTTCAGGCTGGCATCAGTTAAAAGTACAATCTTGGATCTGGGAATATGTTCATTGGTCATAGGTTACCCATTGAAAATTATTCTTTAAGAATGTATGCCTCAACTTTTAGCGCAACTGTTTTACCCTATCATAACCCAACATGTACTCCATtgttcacaacaacaaaaaacaagaaGCACCAATAATGTAGGCCTCTATACCAAAACAAGTGGCGGGGCTGTCATTTTGCTCAAAAACGAATCCCAGATTGTAGCTTTTATAGACGTCAACACAACAGTTAAGGTGATGGCTAGAGTTAACATAGATGAATAGACTAGGTAATGGTGGCCTACTGTAAAGCAGATTTCCAGATATTTTATGTTGTCGATAGAAATTGTGGAAAGCGTCTCATGCTACTTACCCCACAATAAGGAAAACCATGACAGCCATCGCCAAATAGTTCGTCTGATAGTAAAGCAAGTTGTTGACAACCCTGTTGTTCCATTTAGGTAAATCTCTCACGTCTGGTTTAGCAAATCGGTCAGAACTTGGGAAGAAATCGTCCCAGGGTCTCAGCGGTGTGAGTTCTACCTTGGCCATTTTGCTACTGTATGAAGACTATGAAATATAATTAATATGCTTGTTGTAGGCTGCATAAAGTATTTCTGGCTACAGCAAAAGGAAGATTATGCTCAAATGTCATGAAAAAATACCCCTTCCATTTCTCGCGATAGCTTTCAAACCAACCAGTcaaccaatgatgtatataaaccaaTTATTTATATACACACTAGATGACTTTCTAAGGCACTATTTTGAAGCCAACTCGCCTCCATctcgcctccatcttggcactaccCCACCGGCGTAAACAAATATTTTGGAAggtatagaaatgcatttattattgTCTAAATGTGTTTTTTCCCACGTGTATTCTattagacaccttaatgcatacgcttaaattatattatgtgagttaaacataaaaataaaacatgaatatatatatttttttcaaatgtCCTTTATTAAGAGTGAGTATTACAGTCCCAACTAAAAGaacaaaaaatacttaaatacatgtaattttgagacatgtaaaatgaaatactgtagaattccattcattcctatggaggactagTGCTAATATGTCTGACCGGTGGCTACAAAGCCTCTCACTGACCAATACAGCGCATCAGCAATCCACGGTTTATATCCAACTGTGTTGGAGTTGacatgtattggccattgagatgctttgaagccaccggtcggccatattggcactcccccaGTAGTGTTGTCGCGATACCAGAACTTTGACTTCAAcccgataccaggtttagtataaCGATACTCGATGCCATCATGATGCTAGATGCCATCAAGTAactcaataccaaaacaataccaCTACAAAAAGAAGGTGCTTTAGCCAAAGACGCAGAATGGaacttgatccagacagatctTTTGAATttaatatcattacattttaaatgtatgaTTTTTGAAGTATGCATTCATTAATCAATCTTACAATCGATTTgactttgtttgttttttaccaATCAAACTACATAACAACATAATggtaatcatttatttgaatggtaTATCTCTAGTATATTGATAAACTGGGAAAATAAAGACGTAGCCTAGGCCTATTCATAATACAGTTTAATtcatattcaataggagtgtgtgcatgcattgatttattgagcttgttttggctgatttcatggGGCTATAATCTGTTTCCCTTCCATTTTGGGACTTATTTTATTGTACTattcaacaacatttgcatagaagaagCACGTTGTTTTGAACGAGGCATCAGTGGAGCAGGTATGGTGCTCTCACACTATAAGGGGGCATTTGCTGCACTGATAGACATGccactttcaaaacaactgggaactcagaaatctCCAACTTCAGACTTCaatgcgttcaagacaactgtaaACTCGGGGGAAAAAACAAGCaccgactgggaaaaatcgttttgaacggtcatccaactcggaattccaactcgggactTTCTGACATGAGGATCACTGACATCACGACCTCATATTTTTCAGAGTTTCCAGTAATCTTGAACGCACCAACATACTTGATCCTCTCCCAATCAGTAGATGACGTGGACATACTTGACAGAAGTACCGAAAGTACACAAACTATAGTACCGAAACcgtttttcatgttctagtactGAAAAAGTACCAAAGTTTCGGCATACCGCGCAACACTAATCTCTCTGATGAAGTTTGATATATTTTAGAGTGATCTAATGAATCAATATAAGCGTCATCAACCATATATTTCCAGTCTCTATTAATCTGTCTATAGCTCAGTCAAAATTAGCTGACAAGTGGAATTATGACATTAAGTATTTCGTTTAGGGGAAATGATAGGCTTAGGTAGAGACTGCCCAAAAGACGTAACAAAGTAACAGACCGAGGACACAAAAGTGTACAACAAAGTAACAGTTCATGCAAATAATGTTTGAGTGACATCTCACGTTGTTCTTCTTTACCCCGCCCTTTTTTTACGACGAAACGCACTCTCATTGGTCAGCGAGCTCGTGTTGTGAAAGCACACTTCCTGTTGTTGAATAAGCATGAAATGGGAATGTTTCTAACACTCCCAAAGTAGTGAAATTCTTCATATTTTGTTGAAGGTCAGTTCACATGAAATTGATACCCAGCTGCATGACGATATAAGTATACTTTACCAGATTtaattgttatatatatatatatatatatatatatatatatatatatatatatatatatatatatatatatatatatatatacatatatatatatatatatatatatatatatatatatatatatatatatatatatatttcgctCACATGAGCCAATATGCTTCAGTtggctactgtactgtagctagcttgTTATATGAAAAACATGGAATCCATGTCTGGAGGCTAGCTACTAGCTGTAATGAAATGTCTACGGTAGTTGCTTGGGTTATCTAACATTAGCAGAATGTGTGTTGCAACCACCACTAACGTTTGTTCATTCATTGCCACTGTACATCACAGctagctaaccacagctagctaTAGCTAACAGTCCCTCTGCTCAACATCATCTAGATGTGGGGGAGATTCCTGAATCCTGTGGTGATTAGCAGAGTTCGTTTCACTTCGAGTTTCAGAAGTCTCCTTACCATGCAGCTGAAGACTGCAGAGTTACAGTCCTTATTCAGTGATGGACTGAATGGAATAGCAGGTGAGAGCTGAAGCCAGGTATACTCTATCACATTCTCATCAACttttacttagctagctaccaaCCAATTTATCTGGATCAAAGTCTAGATATTCATAACTGCCTTTCAAGGTCTGTGGCATGCAAATTCATTCGTAGCACTGTTCAGAAGTTGATCCTCTCGAGTAATTTCTTTATACTCTAATTAGTGATGAGGCCAGGGTTTGAGAAGCAGGTTTGGATAAGAATGTATGAATCCGTGTGTCTACTTTTTTGTAATTATAATTGGGTGATGCAGGGGCCAATGCATGTCAACAGTATAGATCTTATCAACTTATGTATTTAGGCATGTCTGTCTTTCGCCATAGACCTCTTTGAGAAGTACACGTTTGAGCTGAGGATAGCAGGGGGTGCAGTGCGGGACCTCTTGTCTGGGAAACGGCCAGAGGATGTGGACTTGTGACCATGGCAACATCAGAGGATATGAAGAGCATGTTCCAGACTGCAGGGATCAGGAGGATCAACAATAAAGGGGAGAAGCATGGGACCATCACTGCCCGAGTAAGAGCATCTCAAGATTACTATGAAGTTTGACCAGCTATACACAAATATTCCCTGCGTTTACAATCCAATTAAAGATGCCGGATGTAAGACTGCTGTTGTAAAAGAAAGTGATGTTGCCTTTCATTAGCGACCTTTCTTTTTACACTCTGATTTTGCCATGATGAGAAAAATCACTTTCACACTACAGTCATTATAGCCTTTAAAACACATATTTGTCTTTTCATCTCTAGCTTCACAATGAGAACTTTGAGGTGACCACACTGCAGGTGGATGTTCTACAGACTGGCAGAAAGACGTAGAGACCTCGCCGTCAACTCCATGTTTTTAGGTGTGTTTATAGTATATATTCACCTCTTCTGGCGTTAATGTCAAACTTGACATTAGAAAATCAAAAAACGTGTCTGGTTAGATTTCTGTCCAAACAGGGTTAGATTGGATTCTATATCAGCGTTTCTGAAAGTTTGGTTTGCGGACCTGTTAATGGTGGGTCGCGacgtaaatgtataattatttcattaattactggaattgatttggccaagtgcaactGCGCTCTcggttcagtgcgctctctgcttagcagcggtgtctgctcagtttgacagctgCGCGAgtgggagaggtgaggggggagATGCCCGTGTGCTTTGCAGttttttctgcagttttcttgAAGTTCACTCCGCGACCCACACGCTGCTCTTTCATTCAAACTTTGAGAAATAACGAGGagcgcccacaatgtgttttgtgtggggaagtgcttagtaatgagtctctcaaaaacaaacaaattaataaaacgacacgtcctgaccaaacattCAGGCACAACATGACAGTAACCCAGGGAGTTATTGTGGAAAGTAAGTCAGCCAACAAGGCATTCTTGTCATTTTATAACATGTGATGAtgataagcagaaataagggagtactatCTCTCATAGGAGTAGATGTGAGATcctctttcaaacaatcccctggcCTTGTGACGTTACACAGCTAATAACTAACATTAGCCAAAgcaacctagctagctactgaTCGTGCAACCCTAAGaaacagtacagatgaagatgaaaaattcaggcctactgtacattttactgtatcaattattgttgaaaacaagtctaggaactgttgctgttaagaTAGTtcatttttattctgaactggaataaactgattgaggcaagatgctttttgaggcaaacacactgacacagttctgggttgctcatctaTAGCAGGAAGCGATGTCCTGCCTggctgagaaagcagtagatgttctgatccagtcTGGCACcacatacaattgaagtcggaagtttacattcacttaggttggagtcattaaaactcgcctgaaggtaccacgttcatctctacaaacaatagtacgcaagtataaacaccatgggaccacgcatccgtcATACAGTTCAGGAaagagatgtgttctgtctcctagagatgaacgtactttggtgcaaaaagtgcaaatcattcccagaacaacagcaaaggaccttgtgaagatgctggaagaaacaggcaaaaagtatctatatccacagtaaaacgagtcctatatcgacataacctgaaaggcctctcagcaaggaaccgctataaaaaagccagactacggtttacaactgcacatggggacaaagatcgtactttttggagaaatgtcctctggtctgatgaaacaaaattagaactgtttggccataatgaccatcgttatgtttgggggaaaagggggatgcttgcaagccgaagaacaccatcccaaccgtgaagcacgggggtggcagcatcatgttgtgggggtgctttgctgcaggaggggctggtgcacttcacaaaatagatggcatcatgaggaaaggaaaattatgtggatatattgaagcaacatctcaagacatcagtcaggaagttaaagcttggttgcaaattggtcttccaaatggacaatgaccccaagcattcttccaagttgtggcaaaatggcttaagaacaacaaagtcaaggtattggagtggccatcacaaagctctgacctcaatcctatataaaatttgtgggcagaactgaaaaagcgtgtgcgagcaaggaggcctacaaacctgactcagttacaccagctctgtcaggaggaatgagccaaaattcacccaacttattgtgggaagcttgtgaaaggctacccgaaacgtttgacccaagttaaacaatataaaggcagTGCTagcaagtactaattgagtgtatgtaaacttctgacccactgggaatgtgatgaaagaaataaaagctgaaatataaaatactaaataaagtggtgatcctaactgacctaaaatagagaatttttaccaggattaaatgtcaggaattgtgaaaaactaagtttaaatgtatttggctaaggtgtatgtaaacttccgacttcaactgtatatactgtattttattctatactacaccactgacttaaacagccatctccagcacatcagaggctgctgcctatagacatagattaggtatcactggccactttaaggaaatgaaacactagccactttaataatgtctccgtatcttgcattactcatctcatatgtataaactgtattctatactatgccactgtatcttagtccaatgccgcTCTGATATATGtgtatattcttaatccattccttacttagatttacaTGTATtcttacctgttagatattactgcactgtcggacctAGAAGCacaatccattccttacttagatttacaTGTATtcttacctgttagatattactgcactgtcggacctagaagcacaagcatttcgctacactcgcaataacatctgctaaacacatgtatgtgaccaataaatttgatttgatttgaatattacGATACTTCAGGTAATCCAGAGATCTCTGTGGTGTAAATGGGACGGGTGTTAATGTTGGACTTGGCTATGGCAATTAACAAATTCAACTTTAGTATGTGAGGGTTTCTGTATGGCGTTCTTGTCCTTGTCAATATCTCCCGGTCTGCCCCCAGGTTTTATGGTCATTGTCAGTCAAGGCAGGGGAACATGACCCCGCACCCCTGGAGGCTATCAGGGAGAACGCCCGTGGTCTAGCAGCCATATCAGGGGAGCGCATCTGGATTGAGCTGAAGAAGATGGTGTTAGACACCCATGCTGCTCACTCACTAGAGGTCATGTATGAGCTGGCCCTGGCTCATTCCATAGGTGAGGTAGAAAGCCCTGTTTCCTAGGAACTATGGTATGGGGAGATGTCAAATATATCAACAATCCTTACTCCAAAGGACCATTTTATGGATTAAATGTATTTGAAGTTCCAAAAAAGCCTGGCCTTTCTATGTCCTGCTTTTGTGAGGAATCACCCAAAACCATTATAGTAGTGCTGAGTAATTAGTGCCTTTTGAGGTCGTTTCGGTTAGATTATTTTCGATTTCTggaacttaaaaaaaatatatatacacattaaatgcattatgacattatgacaaaaatagtgaacattcaattaccaaaacattgaaaatattccatggtctctgtcaggtccacattggGTAGATATCAATATAAAATAGGAAactactatgaaataatacaatatttcagttgtgtatattacctAGTCTTTATTTgactttattatttttaattcctTAAAGTCATCTTctctctgctcaggcagtagcagcCAGACAGACAATGTTATCTCTGTGctccacatactgtactgtctttagtcaTCCAATTTAGCTAGGCTAGCCTTCCTATGCATGCTGCAGAGCTGTTTTACAAACCATtttactagttcttcaaagtagataaggcaTACTTTCATAAACAGTCTCTATCCCTTGC encodes:
- the LOC139535574 gene encoding PRA1 family protein 3-like gives rise to the protein MAKVELTPLRPWDDFFPSSDRFAKPDVRDLPKWNNRVVNNLLYYQTNYLAMAVMVFLIVGFLNPMEMFMGMAVVSLVFLGSVWAGENKAMIKDFKRQNPTLFVMAVMLASYFLMSLFDGVMVFIFGITFPLLLIFAHASFRLRNMKNKLENKMEGAGLKKSPIGILLDALGQQEESLQKIQEFLEGKLKEG